One window of the Brevundimonas goettingensis genome contains the following:
- a CDS encoding bifunctional [glutamine synthetase] adenylyltransferase/[glutamine synthetase]-adenylyl-L-tyrosine phosphorylase — translation MTDLVLGDRIGPCGPVVDAAAAARWLERLKPAVEEGGWAACLDRAWPALAPVFAASPYLAGLARRSPERLRATLETAPEVRLEALLAETLALTGPPVEVRAPLRGLKADLHLLTALADLGGVWDLTSVTAALSRFADAVTRTALASVASEQRAKGKLISAPDDPAGPVPGLFGLAMGKHGAFELNYSSDIDISLFFDPEKLAPALAPGVEAQPFVDRLAQATATLLQERTADGYIFRVDLRLRPDPSSTPPVVAVPMALSYYESVGQNWERAAFIKARAICGDPEAAAEFLEALVPFVWRRSLDYQAVLDIQSIKRQIHAHKTGEGLIAMGANLKLGRGGIREIEFYAQTQQLILGGRDRSLRARRTDEALAALAAAGHIPTEVAVDLTAAYAELRALEHRVQMLDDEQTHTLPVDADRRIAVAALSGEESLADFDRGVEALLLGVNRTYGQLFEGEEDLSSPWGSLVFTGVDNDPETLETLKRMDFSEPANVADTIRSWHHGRIPATRSARGRELFTRLAPRLLTAVARTGSPDAAFKRFAVFFSAMNSGVQVQALFLNQPELFALIVGVMAFAPRLARTLGRYPAALDSMLDARFQIPVGPNTGLFAQMEAEASEAGDFEGAMNVVRRLHREQAFRIGIQTLTGRVGPGAAGRAFTNLADAVMGTLAEAALVETVRLGGAMPGAVAVIALGKAGSREMTAGSDLDLMTVYEAPPEAVSEAKGWTADVFNVRFTQKLIAALSAHTAEGGLYEVDMRLRPSGAKGPVSVRLSAFEDYYAAEADTWEFMALTRARVAWASDADFGKGVSGAIEAALRRPRPGVDIARDIRTMRDLMDRERRAQGFWDLKLSRGGLVDAEFVGQFRQLTAAPEGGPLSVSTVVQLGEDTPMAEAWRLQQRIGQLFACAFDERPDPEEEPLAFRQRLAEGAGAPDFETLMARLKTVRTEARAAFDQALPPVRDGVP, via the coding sequence GTGACCGATCTGGTACTTGGCGACCGGATCGGCCCCTGCGGCCCGGTCGTGGACGCGGCGGCTGCGGCCCGTTGGCTGGAGCGGTTGAAGCCTGCGGTGGAGGAGGGCGGTTGGGCCGCCTGTCTGGATCGGGCCTGGCCCGCGCTTGCCCCGGTCTTCGCCGCCTCCCCCTATCTGGCCGGACTGGCGCGGCGTTCGCCCGAGCGGCTGCGCGCAACGCTGGAGACCGCGCCTGAGGTCCGGCTGGAGGCCCTCCTCGCCGAGACCCTGGCCCTGACTGGCCCGCCCGTCGAAGTCAGGGCGCCGCTGCGGGGGCTGAAGGCGGATCTGCATCTGCTGACGGCCCTGGCCGATCTGGGCGGGGTCTGGGACCTGACCTCCGTCACCGCCGCCCTGTCGCGCTTCGCCGACGCAGTGACCCGGACGGCGCTGGCCTCGGTGGCGAGCGAGCAGCGCGCGAAGGGCAAGCTCATCTCGGCGCCTGACGATCCCGCCGGGCCGGTTCCCGGCCTGTTTGGCCTGGCCATGGGCAAGCACGGCGCCTTCGAGCTGAACTATTCCAGCGACATCGACATCTCCCTCTTCTTTGACCCGGAGAAGCTGGCGCCCGCGCTCGCGCCCGGCGTCGAGGCCCAGCCCTTCGTCGACCGTCTGGCCCAGGCGACGGCGACCCTGCTGCAGGAGCGGACGGCGGACGGCTATATCTTCCGCGTCGACCTCCGGCTGCGGCCCGACCCCTCCTCGACCCCGCCGGTCGTCGCCGTGCCCATGGCCCTGTCCTATTATGAATCCGTTGGCCAGAACTGGGAGCGGGCCGCCTTCATCAAGGCCCGCGCCATCTGCGGCGACCCGGAGGCCGCCGCCGAGTTCCTCGAGGCCCTGGTCCCCTTCGTCTGGCGGCGCAGCCTCGACTATCAGGCCGTGCTCGATATCCAGTCGATCAAACGCCAGATCCACGCCCACAAGACCGGCGAGGGGCTGATCGCCATGGGCGCCAATCTGAAGCTGGGCCGCGGCGGCATCCGCGAGATCGAATTCTACGCCCAGACCCAGCAGCTGATCCTCGGCGGCCGCGACAGGTCGCTGCGCGCGCGCCGCACCGACGAGGCGCTCGCGGCGCTGGCGGCGGCAGGTCACATCCCGACCGAGGTCGCCGTCGACCTGACCGCCGCCTATGCCGAGCTGCGGGCGCTGGAACACCGCGTCCAGATGCTGGACGACGAACAGACCCATACCCTGCCGGTCGACGCCGACCGCCGCATCGCCGTCGCCGCCCTGTCCGGCGAAGAGAGCCTTGCCGATTTCGACCGGGGCGTGGAGGCCCTGCTGCTGGGCGTCAACCGGACCTATGGCCAACTGTTCGAGGGGGAGGAGGATCTGTCCTCGCCCTGGGGCAGTCTGGTCTTCACCGGCGTGGACAACGACCCGGAGACGCTGGAGACGCTCAAGCGCATGGACTTTTCCGAGCCCGCCAATGTCGCTGACACGATCCGCAGCTGGCACCACGGTCGCATTCCGGCGACGCGTTCGGCGCGGGGGCGCGAGCTGTTTACCCGTCTGGCGCCGCGCCTGCTGACCGCCGTGGCCCGAACCGGGTCGCCCGACGCGGCCTTCAAACGGTTCGCCGTCTTCTTCTCGGCCATGAACTCCGGGGTTCAGGTCCAGGCCCTGTTCCTGAACCAGCCCGAGCTTTTCGCCCTGATCGTCGGGGTGATGGCTTTCGCGCCCCGGCTGGCGCGGACGCTGGGCCGCTATCCGGCGGCGCTGGATTCCATGCTGGACGCCCGCTTCCAGATCCCGGTCGGCCCGAACACCGGCCTGTTCGCCCAGATGGAGGCCGAGGCGAGCGAGGCGGGCGACTTCGAGGGGGCGATGAACGTCGTGCGCCGCCTGCACCGTGAACAGGCCTTCCGCATCGGCATCCAGACCCTGACCGGCCGGGTCGGGCCGGGCGCGGCGGGCCGGGCCTTCACCAACCTGGCCGACGCGGTGATGGGCACCCTAGCCGAGGCGGCCCTGGTCGAGACGGTGCGGCTGGGCGGCGCCATGCCGGGGGCGGTCGCGGTCATCGCCCTCGGCAAAGCCGGATCGCGCGAGATGACGGCGGGCTCGGACCTCGACCTGATGACCGTCTATGAGGCGCCGCCCGAGGCGGTGTCCGAGGCCAAGGGCTGGACTGCCGACGTCTTCAACGTGCGCTTCACCCAGAAACTGATCGCGGCCCTGTCGGCCCACACCGCGGAGGGCGGCCTCTATGAGGTGGACATGCGGTTGCGGCCGTCGGGCGCCAAGGGGCCGGTGTCGGTCAGGCTTTCGGCCTTCGAGGACTATTACGCCGCCGAGGCCGACACCTGGGAATTCATGGCCCTGACCCGGGCGCGGGTGGCTTGGGCCAGCGACGCCGATTTCGGCAAGGGGGTCTCCGGGGCCATCGAGGCCGCTCTGCGTCGGCCCCGCCCCGGCGTTGACATCGCTCGCGACATTCGCACCATGCGGGACCTGATGGACCGCGAGCGGCGGGCCCAGGGCTTCTGGGACCTCAAGCTGTCGCGCGGCGGTCTGGTCGACGCCGAGTTCGTAGGCCAGTTCCGCCAGTTGACGGCGGCGCCGGAGGGCGGGCCGCTTTCGGTCTCAACCGTGGTCCAGCTGGGCGAGGATACGCCGATGGCCGAGGCCTGGCGGCTGCAGCAGCGGATCGGCCAGCTGTTCGCCTGCGCCTTCGACGAGCGCCCCGATCCGGAGGAAGAGCCCCTGGCCTTCCGTCAGCGGCTCGCGGAGGGGGCGGGCGCGCCCGATTTCGAGACCCTGATGGCCCGGCTGAAAACGGTGCGGACAGAGGCGCGCGCCGCCTTCGATCAGGCCCTGCCGCCAGTGCGCGACGGAGTCCCGTAG